Genomic DNA from Streptomyces venezuelae:
CACGATGCCGCCGTACATCACGGGCGACGACGACGTGGCACGGATCGCGCGCGCGGTGTGCGCGGCGGCGAAGGAGGGCTGACGTGACGGTGATCGTGGTGTCCGGCACGGGCACGGAGATCGGCAAGACGGTGACGACGGCCGCGGTGGCCGCGGTGGCCCGCGCGGCCGGGCGCAGCGTCGCGGTGCTCAAACCGGCGCAGACCGGGGTCGCCCCGGGCGAGCCCGGCGACGCCCAGGAGGTGCTGCGGCTCGCGGGTGACGGCATCACCACGCGTGAACTCGTGCGCTATCCCGAGCCGTTGGCACCGGACGTGGCAGCGCGGCGGTCCGGGCGGGCCCAGGTTCACCCGCGGGAGGTGGCCGACGCGGCCGCGAAGCTGGCGACCGAGCACGACCTGGTCCTGGTCGAGGGGGCGGGCGGGCTGCTCGTACGTCTCGACGACGAGGGCGGCACCCTCGCCGACGCCGCGCGGCTCCTCGGCGCTCCCGTGCTCGTCGTGGTGTCGGCGGGCCTCGGTTCGCTCAACACGACGCAGCTGACGGCGGAGGCGCTGCGGGCGCGCGGCGTGCGCCAGCTCGGTCCGCTGATCGGCAGCTGGCCGGCCGTCCCTGACCTGGCGTCCCGCTGCAACCTCGCGGACCTGCCGAAGGACGCGGGCTCGCCGCTGCTCGGCGCCGTCCCGGAGGGAGCAGGGGCGCTCGACGGCGCCGACTTCCGTGCGGCGGCGGCGAGTTGGCTGGGACCGGAACTCGGCGGCACGTGGGACGGCCCGTCCTTCGCCGAGCGTGAGGCGCCCGCGCCGCCCGCGCACTGATGCGGTGAGCGGGACGGCGGGCGGGTGACTTCTGGACGCGGCCGATGAGACGCGTCCGCTCTGCGGGGTCGCCCGCCCGCCGACGGGGCACCATGGCGGTATCCGTCCCGTACGCCGAGGTCTCCTCCGAGGAGGGCCCATGTCGCCGCGCTCAGCCAAGCCCAGGTCACGGGATGCCGTGCACCACCCCGTTTTCGCCCGCTTCTACGCCCGGCAGAGCGTGGCCGCCGAGCCCGTGATCGGCGCCCACCGCCGTGAGCTGCTCGCCGGTCTCTCCGGCCGGGTCATCGAGGTCGGGGCGGGCAACGGGCTCAACTTCGCGCACTACCCGGGAGCGGTCTCCGAGGTGGTGGCGATCGAACCGGAGCGTCTGCTGCGGCGGCTCGCGGTCGCCGCGGCGCTGCGCGCGGACGTGCCGGTGGATGTCGTGCCGGGCGCCGCCGAGGCGCTGCCCGTCAAGAGTGAGGCGTTCGACGCGGCCGTCGTCTCGCTGGTGCTGTGCAGTGTGCGGGACGTGCCGCGGGCGCTCGGCGAGCTCCACAGGGTGCTGCGGCCCGGCGGTGAGGTGCGGTTCTTCGAGCACGGCAGGGCGCCGGGGAAGGTGATGGCGACGACGCAGCACGTCCTGGACCGTACGGTGTGGCCGCCTCTGTTCGGCGGCTGTCACGTCGCGCGGGACACCCTGGCCGCTCTGCGCGAGGCGGGGTTCGAGCCGGGTGCGCACCGGCGCCTCCTGGTACCGGCGAAGGGGCCGAGGCTGCCCACGTCGTACTGCGTGCTCGGCACGGCCTACCGCCCCGACGTCCCCTGAAACACCGGCGGCCGGCTCACAGACTCCACAGGCGCAGCTGGTCCGCGATGGCGTGCACGCTCGCGCCGTCCTCCTTCACCAGCCGGGCGAGGTCGCGCACCTGCTCGGGCGAGGTGACGACCTTGAGACCGCTGGAGACGAGGTAGGCGTAGGCGACGGAGGAGGCGAAGAGGGCGTTGGAGCGTTCGAGCGCCGGGATGTGGAGGAGGACCTGGAGGAGCGCGGCGGCGCGGTCGTGCGGGGTTTCGTAGACGGGCACGCCGAATATCTCCGCCTCGTGTCTGCTCACGGCGGCGACGAGTGCGCCCCAGTCGGTGACCTGGGGGTCTCCGGGCGTCTTGTGTTCCGCGATCATCAGGAGCCAGGCAAGGTCGATTCTGAGGTCCAACGGCTCAGCGACGACCTTCACGCAGCGGGCGGCTGCCCTCGCGCTCCATGCCGAACTCCTCGGCGAAGACGGATTCGTACTGCTTCATGAAGTCGGCGGCGGCCTCGACGAAGGTGTGCCCGATTTCCCCGGCGTCCTGTTTGACCAGTTCTTCTATGTAGCGGTTCACGCTCATGCCCCGGGCCAGGGCGCGTTCCCGCGCGGCCCTGGCGGTGTCCTCGTCCACCCGTACGTTCAGCTGAGTCTTCGCCATACCGTCAAGCTAGCGTCAGGGTGCTAGCACGACAAGACCGCAAGGACCTTGTCCCTTACATACGTTGCGGGGCCCGACCTCGGAGGGATACCGGACACCCGGCCAGCCCCACTACTCTCTGCGGGGTTACGGGAGTTGGTCCGGCCACAACCCAGGAGGCCGCCTTGTCCACACCTGCTTCGGCACCGTTCACGGACAGTTCGGAGCCCGCCGGGATCGCCGCGCGCGCCCGCGGCCTCACCAAGGCGTACGGCTCGGGCGAGACGACCGTGCTCGCCCTCGACTCGGTCGACGTGGACATCACGCGCGGGCGCTTCACGGCCGTCATGGGTCCTTCCGGGTCGGGCAAGTCCACGCTGATGCACTGCCTGGCCGGGCTCGACAGCGTGTCCGCGGGCCAGGTGTGGCTCGGCGACACCGAGATCACGGGGCTCAAGGAGCGCGAGCTGACCCGGCTGCGGCGCGACCGCATCGGCTTCATGTTCCAGTCCTTCAACCTCATCCCCACGCTCAACGCCCTGGAGAACATGACGCTTCCGATGGACATCGCGGGGCAGCGGCCCGACCGCGACTGGCTGGAGCACGTCATCGACACGCTGGGCTTGCGGGACCGGCTGAAGCACCGCCCGGCTCAGCTGTCGGGCGGTCAGCAGCAGCGCGTGGCCTGTGCGCGGGCGCTCGCCGCGAAGCCCGAGCTGATCTTCGCCGACGAGCCGACGGGCAACCTGGACTCGCGGGCCGGGCTCGAAGTCCTCGGGTTCCTGCGCGACGCGGTGGACCAGCTCGGCCAGACCGTGGTGATGGTGACCCATGACCCGAGCGCGGCGGGCCACTCCGACCTGGTCCTCTTCCTGGGCGACGGGCGGATCGTGGACGAGATGGCGCGGCCGACGGCGGACGCGGTCCTGGAGCGCATGAAGCGGTTCGACGTGTCGCACGCGGCACCCGCGGCGCCGCCGGGCACGCCGGACGTGCCCGGGGACCGTCCGTCCGGGCAGCAGAGCTGAACGGGAGGCCGCGGTGCTGAAGGCTACGCTCAGAAGCTTCCTCGCGCACAAGGGCCGGCTGGCGCTCTCCGCGCTGGCCGTGATCCTCTCGGTGGCGTTCGTCGCGGGCAGCCTGATCTTCTCGGACACGGTCACCCGCACCTTCGACCGCCTCTTCGCCTCCACGTCGGCCGACGTGACGGTGGCGCCCGGGGAGGACCTCGACGAAGCGGTGCCGTCCGGGCAGACGCCGACGCTGCCCGCGAGCCTCAAGGAGCGGGTGGCCGGCGTCTCCGGAGTCGCGGACGCGCACATCGACGTGTCCGTCGACAACATCACCATCGTCGACCGCGACAACGAGTCCGTGGGTTCCACGACGGGCGCGCCCACCGTCGCCACGAACTGGTACCCCACCGACCGCAGCCCCGTGGAGCTCACCTCGGGCCGTGCCCCGCGCGGAGCCGGGCAGGCGATGATCGACGCGGACACGGCCGACAAGAAGGACGTGGAGATCGGGGACACCCTCACCGTCCTCGCCCGCCCCGGCTCGTTCGAGGTCGAGGTCGTCGGCATCGCCACCTTCACCACCACGAACCCCGGCGCCGCACTCGTCTTCCTGGACACCGCGAGCGCCCAGCGTGAGCTGCTCGGTTCGGCGAAAGCGGCGACGAGCATCTCCGTGACCGCCGACGCCGGGGTGAGCGACACCGTCCTGAAACGCCGCGTCGGCGCCGAACTCGGCTCCGGATACGACCTGGAG
This window encodes:
- the bioD gene encoding dethiobiotin synthase, coding for MTVIVVSGTGTEIGKTVTTAAVAAVARAAGRSVAVLKPAQTGVAPGEPGDAQEVLRLAGDGITTRELVRYPEPLAPDVAARRSGRAQVHPREVADAAAKLATEHDLVLVEGAGGLLVRLDDEGGTLADAARLLGAPVLVVVSAGLGSLNTTQLTAEALRARGVRQLGPLIGSWPAVPDLASRCNLADLPKDAGSPLLGAVPEGAGALDGADFRAAAASWLGPELGGTWDGPSFAEREAPAPPAH
- a CDS encoding antitoxin; translation: MAKTQLNVRVDEDTARAARERALARGMSVNRYIEELVKQDAGEIGHTFVEAAADFMKQYESVFAEEFGMEREGSRPLREGRR
- a CDS encoding ABC transporter ATP-binding protein, with translation MSTPASAPFTDSSEPAGIAARARGLTKAYGSGETTVLALDSVDVDITRGRFTAVMGPSGSGKSTLMHCLAGLDSVSAGQVWLGDTEITGLKERELTRLRRDRIGFMFQSFNLIPTLNALENMTLPMDIAGQRPDRDWLEHVIDTLGLRDRLKHRPAQLSGGQQQRVACARALAAKPELIFADEPTGNLDSRAGLEVLGFLRDAVDQLGQTVVMVTHDPSAAGHSDLVLFLGDGRIVDEMARPTADAVLERMKRFDVSHAAPAAPPGTPDVPGDRPSGQQS
- a CDS encoding class I SAM-dependent methyltransferase, yielding MSPRSAKPRSRDAVHHPVFARFYARQSVAAEPVIGAHRRELLAGLSGRVIEVGAGNGLNFAHYPGAVSEVVAIEPERLLRRLAVAAALRADVPVDVVPGAAEALPVKSEAFDAAVVSLVLCSVRDVPRALGELHRVLRPGGEVRFFEHGRAPGKVMATTQHVLDRTVWPPLFGGCHVARDTLAALREAGFEPGAHRRLLVPAKGPRLPTSYCVLGTAYRPDVP